The Candidatus Melainabacteria bacterium genomic interval GTCCTCGATATCGATTTCGCCCGGGAACGCCCGATCCACCTGATGGAATTCTGTGGCGGACACACGCACACCATCTTCAGATACGGCATCGAGCAACTTCTGCCGAAATGCATCGAATTGGTGCATGGACCGGGCTGCCCTGTCTGCGTCCTTCCGATGGGAAGAGTCGACGACTGCGTATCTCTGGCTGAGCGGAAAGACGTAATCTTCACCACATTCGGTGATGCCATGCGCGTTCCCGGTTCAAAAAAGAGCTTGCTACAGGCCAAGGCAGATGGCGCCGACGTGCGAATGGTTTACTCCCCGCTAGACGCTCTGCAGCTTGCCCATAAAAACAAAGACAAAGAAGTGATCTTCTTCGCGCTCGGCTTCGAGACAACCATGCCGAGCACGGCGCTGACGGTCCTGCAGGCAGAAGAAGAGGGTCTGGAAAACTTTTCACTCTTTTGCAATCACATCACTACAGTTCCGACGATAAAAGCCATACTCGACTCGCCAGGAATGCAACTGGACGGATTTGTCGCACCAGGGCACGTCAGCATGGTCGTAGGAGAACAGCCATTTCACTTCGTTGCCGAAAGCTATCAAAAACCAATCGTGATTACCGGTTTCGAGCCGCTCGATATTTTGCAGTCAATATGGTTGCTGATCAAACAAATCGCAGAGAAACGTTGTGTCGTAGAAAATCAATACGCTCGGGTCGTGCGCAGCGAGGGAAATTTCCCGGGACTGGACGCCATCAACCGGGTTTTCGAATTGCGTGAATATTTCGAATGGCGTGGTCTCGGCTCGATCGATCACTCCGGCGTGAAAATCAAAAATGACTACGCCAGATTCGACGCCGAACGCAAATTCCCAGTGCCAAACGTCAAAATTGCAGACCCCAAGTCGTGCCAATGCGGAGAAGTTTTAAAAGGCGTGATCAAGCCATGGCAGTGCAAGGTCTTCGGCACTCAATGC includes:
- the hypD gene encoding hydrogenase formation protein HypD, with the protein product MKFVDEFRDPVLARTLIEEINKLVLDIDFARERPIHLMEFCGGHTHTIFRYGIEQLLPKCIELVHGPGCPVCVLPMGRVDDCVSLAERKDVIFTTFGDAMRVPGSKKSLLQAKADGADVRMVYSPLDALQLAHKNKDKEVIFFALGFETTMPSTALTVLQAEEEGLENFSLFCNHITTVPTIKAILDSPGMQLDGFVAPGHVSMVVGEQPFHFVAESYQKPIVITGFEPLDILQSIWLLIKQIAEKRCVVENQYARVVRSEGNFPGLDAINRVFELREYFEWRGLGSIDHSGVKIKNDYARFDAERKFPVPNVKIADPKSCQCGEVLKGVIKPWQCKVFGTQCTPETPMGALMVSSEGACAAYYNFGNLPELMAMKDKNEREEALL